From Apium graveolens cultivar Ventura chromosome 9, ASM990537v1, whole genome shotgun sequence, the proteins below share one genomic window:
- the LOC141686964 gene encoding uncharacterized protein LOC141686964, producing the protein MDLEPEELQFLTISRIFKESFFIPKQSLNTFIQLTLTLIFPLSFAILAHTLFTHPLLSNLLSPYGSNSSNFTKLVVFQFFYLIFLFAFSLVSTAAVVFTVASLYTCKPFSFGSIMSAVPSVLKRLFVTYLWVIVVMVCYYFVFIVGFLVLLVFTVDNKENGGFVLGMIVVVLMFIGVHVYVTALWHLGSVVSVLEPVYGFGAIRKSYRLLKGKTWMAVVMVSGYLTVCAAINGIFGGLVVYGESLGVFGKVIVGGVLVGVLVIVNLIGLLVQSVFYYVCKSYHHEGIDKSALYDHLGGYLGEYVPLKSSIQMEKLDV; encoded by the coding sequence ATGGATCTTGAACCAGAAGAGCTTCAGTTCCTAACAATTTCAAGAATCTTTAAAGAATCATTTTTTATCCCCAAACAGTCCCTTAACACCTTCATTCAATTAACCCTAACCCTAATTTTCCCACTTTCTTTTGCAATTTTAGCGCATACCCTTTTCACTCACCCTCTTTTATCAAATCTTTTGAGCCCATATGGCTCAAACTCTTCAAATTTTACTAAACTCGttgtttttcaatttttttatttgattttcttgTTTGCTTTTTCTCTTGTTTCTACTGCTGCTGTTGTGTTTACTGTTGCTTCTTTGTATACTTGTAAGCCCTTTTCATTTGGGTCAATTATGTCAGCTGTTCCTAGTGTTTTGAAGAGGCTTTTTGTTACTTATTTGTGGGTTATTGTTGTTATGGTGTgttattattttgtttttattgttgGCTTTCTTGTTTTGTTGGTTTTCACGGTCGATAATAAGGAGAATGGTGGGTTTGTTTTGgggatgattgtggttgttttaaTGTTTATTGGTGTTCATGTTTATGTTACTGCATTGTGGCATTTGGGTAGTGTTGTGTCGGTTCTTGAACCTGTTTACGGGTTTGGTGCAATTAGGAAGAGTTATAGGTTGTTAAAGGGGAAGACTTGGATGGCGGTGGTGATGGTTTCCGGGTATTTGACTGTTTGTGCTGCTATTAATGGGATTTTTGGGGGTTTAGTGGTTTATGGTGAGAGTCTTGGTGTTTTCGGGAAGGTTATTGTTGGTGGGGTTTTGGTTGGGGTGTTGGTGATTGTGAATTTGATTGGTTTGTTGGTGCAGAGTGTGTTTTATTATGTTTGCAAGAGTTATCATCATGAAGGGATTGATAAGAGTGCTTTGTATGATCACCTTGGTGGCTATCTTGGAGAATATGTGCCTCTTAAGAGCAGCATTCAAATGGAGAAATTGGATGTTTGA